A window from Acinonyx jubatus isolate Ajub_Pintada_27869175 chromosome E1, VMU_Ajub_asm_v1.0, whole genome shotgun sequence encodes these proteins:
- the MFAP4 gene encoding microfibril-associated glycoprotein 4 codes for MKALLALPLLLLLSTPPCAPQASGIRGDALEKFCLQQPLDCDDIYAQGYQEDGVYLIYPSGPSVPVPVFCDMTTGGGKWTVFQKRFNGSVSFFRGWNDYKLGFGRADGEYWLGLQNLHLLTLKQKYELRVDLEDFENNTASAKYAEFSISPNAVSAEEDGYTLYVAGFEDGGAGDSLSYHSGQKFSTFDRDQDLFVQNCAALSSGAFWFRSCHFANLNGFYLGGSHLSYANGINWAQWKGFYYSLKRTEMKIRRA; via the exons ATGAAG GCCCTCCTGGccctgccgctgctgctgcttctctccaCGCCCCCCTGCGCCCCCCAGGCCTCTGGGATCCGGGGAGACG ctctggAGAAGTTTTGCCTTCAGCAGCCCCTGGACTGCGATGATATCTACGCCCAGGGCTACCAGGAGGACGGCGTGTACCTCATCTACCCCTCGGGCCCCAGCGTGCCCGTGCCTGTCTTCTGTGACATGACCACCGGGGGCGGCAAGTGGACG GTTTTCCAGAAGAGGTTCAATGGCTCCGTGAGTTTTTTCCGGGGCTGGAATGACTACAAGCTGGGCTTTGGCCGTGCCGACGGGGAGTACTGGCTGG gGCTGCAGAACCTGCATCTCCTGACGCTGAAGCAGAAGTACGAGCTACGAGTGGACCTGGAGGACTTTGAGAACAACACGGCCTCGGCCAAGTATGCCGAATTCTCCATCTCGCCCAACGCGGTCAGTGCCGAGGAGGACGGCTACACCCTCTACGTGGCAGGCTTCGAGGACGGCGGGGCAG GCGACTCCCTGTCCTACCACAGCGGCCAGAAATTCTCCACCTTCGACCGGGACCAGGACCTCTTTGTGCAGAACTGTGCAGCCCTCTCCTCGGGAGCCTTCTGGTTCCGCAGCTGCCATTTCGCCAACCTCAACGGCTTCTACCTGGGCGGCTCCCACCTCTCCTATGCTAATGGCATCAACTGGGCCCAGTGGAAGGGCTTCTACTACTCCCTCAAGCGCACCGAGATGAAAATCCGCCGGGCCTGA
- the LOC106981452 gene encoding serine protease 33-like, protein MQMFPVLLLLSGAGIRPAEANSRKGPAAWPWQASIFLDARYCCEGALISQEWVLAGASCFGSGPRSQFRVTLGPDRLVLDSCKSISRVEELLLSPGGSEGSASGGLALARLARPPPLSSAVQPVPLATRPQPFLPRLL, encoded by the exons ATGCAAATGTTCCCGGTGCTGCTGCTCCTGTCTG GTGCGGGAATCAGGCCGGCGGAGGCCAACAGCAGGAAGGGCCCGGCCGCGTGGCCTTGGCAGGCAAGCATCTTCCTGGATGCCCGCTACTGCTGCGAGGGGGCCCTCATCTCCCAAGAGTGGGTGCTCGCAGGAGCCAGCTGCTTTGGCAG CGGGCCTCGGTCCCAGTTCAGAGTGACCCTGGGCCCAGACCGCCTGGTGCTGGACAGTTGCAAGAGCATTTCCCGTGTAGAGGAGCTGCTCCTGTCCCCAGGAGGGAGTGAGGGCTCTGCGTCCGGTGGCCTGGCCCTGGCTCGACTGGCAAGGCCACCACCTCTCAGCAGCGCCGTGCAGCCGGTCCCTCTGGCCACCCGGCCCCAACCTTTCCTCCCACGGCTGCTCTGA
- the MAPK7 gene encoding mitogen-activated protein kinase 7 — protein MAEPLKEEEGEDGSGEPPGPVKAEPTNTAACVAAKNLALLKARSFDVTFDVGDEYEIIETIGNGAYGVVSSARRRLTGQQVAIKKIPNAFDVVTNAKRTLRELKILKHFKHDNIIAIKDILRPTVPYGEFKSVYVVLDLMESDLHQIIHSSQPLTLEHVRYFLYQLLRGLKYMHSAQVIHRDLKPSNLLVNENCELKIGDFGMARGLCTSPAEHQYFMTEYVATRWYRAPELMLSLHEYTQAIDLWSVGCIFGEMLARRQLFPGKNYVHQLQLIMMVLGTPSPAVIQAVGAERVRAYIQSLPPRQPVPWETVYPGADRQALSLLGRMLRFEPSARISAAAALRHPFLAKYHDPDDEPDCAPPFDFAFDREALTRERIKEAIVAEIEDFHARREGIRQQIRFQPSLQPVASEPGCPDVEMPSPWAPSGDCAMESPLPAPPPCPGPAPDTIDLTLQPPLPASEPAPPKKEGAISDNTKAALKAALLKSLRSRLRDGPSAPLEAPEPRKPVTAQERQREREEKRRRRQERAKEREKRRQERERKERGAGASGGPSTDPLAGLVLSDNDRSLLERWTRMARPPAPTPAQPTSPPAGPPPPPVGSTSGPPPQPACPPPGPAPHPASPPGPVPGPAPLQNAASSLLAPQSLVPPAGLPGPGSVGVLPYFPSGPPPPDPGGAPQPSTSESPDVNLVTQQLSKSQVEDPLPPVFSGTPKGSGAGYGVGFDLEEFLNQSFDMGVADGPQDGQADSASLSASLLADWLEGHGMNPADIESLQREIQMDSPMLLADLPDLQEP, from the exons ATGGCCGAACCCCTGAAGGAGGAAGAAGGCGAGGACGGCTCTGGGGAGCCGCCCGGGCCGGTGAAGGCGGAACCCACCAACACCGCTGCCTGTGTAGCGGCCAAGAACCTGGCCCTGCTGAAAGCGCGCTCCTTCGATGTGACCTTTGACGTGGGGGACGAGTACGAGATCATTGAGACCATAGGCAACGGGGCCTATGGGGTGGTGTCCTCAGCGCGCCGACGTCTCACCG GCCAGCAGGTGGCCATTAAGAAGATCCCTAATGCTTTTGACGTGGTTACCAATGCCAAGCGGACCCTCAGGGAGCTGAAGATCCTCAAACACTTCAAGCACGACAACATCATCGCCATCAAGGACATCTTGAGGCCCACGGTGCCCTACGGGGAGTTCAAATCTGT CTACGTGGTCCTGGACCTGATGGAGAGCGACCTGCACCAGATCATCCATTCTTCCCAGCCACTCACTCTGGAGCACGTGCGCTACTTCCTGTACCAGCTGCTTCGGGGCCTCAAGTACATgcactcggctcaggtcatccaCCGCGACCTCAAGCCCTCCAACCTGTTGGTGAATGAGAATTGTGAGCTCAAGATCGGTGACTTCGGCATGGCCCGCGGCCTGTGCACCTCGCCGGCTGAGCACCAGTACTTTATGACTGAGTATGTGGCCACGCGCTGGTACCGTGCTCCTGAGCTCATGCTCTCACTGCACGAGTACACGCAGGCCATCGACCTGTGGTCTGTGGGCTGCATCTTTGGTGAGATGCTGGCCCGGCGCCAGCTCTTCCCAGGCAAAAATTATGTGCACCAACTGCAGCTGATCATGATGGTGCTGGGTACTCCATCGCCGGCCGTGATTCAGGCCGTCGGGGCTGAGAGGGTGCGGGCCTATATCCAGAGCCTGCCGCCACGTCAGCCCGTGCCCTGGGAGACAGTGTACCCAGGCGCTGACCGCCAGGCCCTCTCACTGTTGGGGCGCATGCTGCGTTTTGAGCCCAGCGCCCGCATCTCCGCAGCTGCTGCCCTTCGCCACCCCTTCCTGGCCAAGTACCACGATCCTGATGATGAGCCCGACTGTGCCCCGCCTTTTGATTTCGCCTTTGACCGTGAAGCCCTCACCCGGGAGCGCATTAAAGAGGCCATCGTGGCTGAAATTGAGGACTTCCACGCGCGACGCGAGGGCATCCGCCAGCAGATCCGCTTCCAGCCTTCCCTGCAGCCTGTGGCCAGTGAGCCTGGCTGCCCCGACGTTGAGATGCCCAGCCCCTGGGCTCCCAGCGGGGACTGTGCCATGGAGTCCCCTCTGCCAGCCCCGCCGCCGTGTCCTGGCCCTGCACCTGACACTATCGATCTGACCCTGCAGCCACCCCTGCCCGCCAGTGAGCCAGCCCCTCCGAAGAAAGAGGGCGCCATCTCAGACAACACCAAGGCGGCCCTCAAAGCTGCCCTGCTCAAGTCCTTGCGGAGCCGACTCCGAG ATGGCCCCAGTGCTCCTCTGGAAGCTCCTGAGCCTCGGAAGCCGGTGACAGCCCAGGAGCGCCAGCGGGAGCGGGAGGAGAAGCGGCGGAGGCGGCAGGAGCGAGCCAAGGAGCGGGAGAAGCGGCGGCAGGAGCGGGAGCGCAAGGAGCGGGGGGCCGGGGCCTCTGGGGGCCCCTCCACTGATCCCCTGGCTGGGCTGGTGCTCAGTGACAACGATCGCAGCCTGTTGGAGCGCTGGACTCGCAtggcccggcccccagcccccacaccgGCCCAGCCCACCAGTCCTCCGGCTGGCCCCCCACCGCCACCTGTAGGCTCCACCTCTGGCCCCCCGCCACAGCCTGCTTGCCCACCCcctggccctgctccccaccctgccAGCCCTCCGGGGCCCGTCCCTGGCCCTGCTCCACTCCAGAATGCCGCCTCTAGCCTCCTGGCTCCCCAGTCGCTTGTGCCGCCCGCCGGGCTGCCTGGCCCCGGCTCCGTAGGTGTTCTGCCTTACTTCCCATCTGGCCCGCCCCCTCCAGACCCCGGAGGGGCCCCTCAGCCCTCCACCTCAGAATCGCCCGATGTCAACCTGGTGACCCAGCAGTTGTCCAAGTCACAG GTGGAGGACCCCTTGCCCCCAGTCTTCTCGGGCACTCCGAAGGGCAGTGGGGCCGGCTATGGTGTTGGCTTTGACCTGGAGGAATTCCTAAACCAGTCTTTCGACATGGGCGTGGCTGACGGGCCACAGGATGG CCAGGCAGACTCGGCCTCACTCTCGGCTTCCCTGCTTGCTGACTGGCTGGAGGGCCATGGCATGAACCCTGCCGACATTGAGTCCCTGCAGCGTGAGATCCAGATGGACTCCCCAATGCTGCTGGCTGACCTGCCTGACCTCCAGGAGCCCTGA